From Theileria annulata chromosome 1, complete sequence, *** SEQUENCING IN PROGRESS ***, one genomic window encodes:
- a CDS encoding polymorphic antigen precursor-like protein, putative (Tap821d03.p1c.cand.11 - score = 75.80;~Signal peptide predicted for TA16685 by SignalP 2.0 HMM (Signal peptide probability 0.999, signal anchor probability 0.000) with cleavage site probability 0.755 between residues 21 and 22;~GPI-Anchor Signal predicted for TA16685 by DGPI v2.04, no cleavage site predicted): MRLIYFLFFLFGLFSNSFVGADSVLDLDFYDSEKVYHSSSLQNNYSVEVFHPNEGKFTDVTALGSSMVRNGDVSKVVCYSVNGLCQLVQLFTDSSDAPSGYFERSTTYFESVESSKFADDLNNLKLGTYKPKLFFLLNLTNKNNPRGLYSVEENVADGVDTNVFTSLFQQNLVSELFCGDDRVFMSLTDHAVKVTASKKGGDFVLLKVDTVNNDVSGTKFYTKDNNVWHPVDLPRYNELLRSLHPEPAVEDLTLDVNAPEDGKYHVKREYDRGLTSVTYSPLPRFHLVNVRAGDEDLWSGKFGRATEVLSVLLSDQVVSVRVTSLLASYKSFHHFNKVDGKFVEATEKEFWDNLEKLRQATEESRAEPEQPTPHTLDLSNPSGDFDVKLSSEQGVTYKRFTPKVGVVVSKVVLGTQNLWDPQAGTTLQYVNVYLNKQGLPSAYMLYAVGPGNKKVVDSKYDVGNNLWWFLHPSQLKDHLKGLRDAPTLDHSLELNLGPDVVLDHTTVDEFSTLGVGTTSYTAEDQYYFSKVTWNGELVFEKTDGTELSPVNVRLFKDAGGDYKLLELGGFLPNGEYKTEYFNWDGSKFAALDSKAKFLKAFDALSGSVVSGAWFSPEESVESGEEAGPSVVVYNLDTSDFDPQRVSHAAGAENGYYFDSYVPKDNFLFGDVKGPGGFSYLHRGARFVTLAKFYSVHGKFLGAVLKTVGSLYRTQELVYYYTFENNKWSYSTDKKHFSEVLASELRYSPERKEEHERLLRAEEDFEKTMGKVRAKEEKERKKELEKLEKEVKREEDEAKKRMLDKKTLLYTHMVDLDKEEPPELEKVELHTPEELEHMQQPYGEEKFVVESELVYYDFKAPKDNTLVHTKDFQSNGLEALDATPVAGKFFHILSLNGRRLWVSTSTRRCTNLQLFFEEGNVVGAVLRVTVSRNGKLKAGEDYDYLFVTDGELKTVDVEEFNKLANVRFQSAALAQLSKL, from the coding sequence ATGAGGCTAATTTACTTTTTGTTCTTTTTATTTGGTCTTTTTTCCAATTCATTTGTTGGAGCAGACTCTGTTTTAGACTTAGACTTTTACGACTCTGAAAAGGTGTATCATTCTTCATCACtacaaaataattactCAGTTGAAGTTTTCCACCCAAACGAAGGCAAATTTACAGATGTAACTGCCTTAGGTTCTTCAATGGTTAGAAACGGTGATGTATCGAAGGTTGTCTGCTACTCTGTAAACGGTTTATGTCAGTTAGTACAGCTTTTCACAGATTCTTCTGATGCTCCATCCGGTTATTTTGAGAGATCAACAACATATTTTGAAAGCGTTGAAAGTTCAAAATTTGCAGATGATTTGAACAATCTTAAACTTGGTACCTATAAaccaaaattattttttcttttgAATCTTACCAACAAAAATAACCCTAGAGGCCTTTATTCAGTTGAAGAAAATGTTGCAGATGGCGTTGATACCAATGTATTCACCTCTCTTTTCCAACAAAATCTAGTTTCCGAGTTATTTTGTGGAGATGATAGAGTTTTCATGTCTCTTACTGATCACGCTGTGAAAGTAACAGCCAGCAAAAAGGGTGGAGATTTTGTTTTGCTAAAAGTTGATACTGTTAATAATGATGTTAGTGgtacaaaattttacacTAAGGATAACAACGTGTGGCATCCTGTTGACCTTCCTCGTTACAATGAACTTCTTAGATCATTGCATCCTGAACCTGCTGTGGAAGATCTTACATTGGATGTAAATGCACCTGAAGACGGTAAGTACCATGTTAAAAGGGAGTACGATAGAGGGTTAACAAGTGTCACATACAGCCCTCTACCAAGATTTCACCTTGTTAATGTAAGGGCTGGTGATGAAGATTTATGGAGTGGTAAATTTGGTAGAGCCACTGAGGTCCTTTCAGTGCTTTTAAGTGATCAAGTGGTCTCTGTAAGAGTAACATCCTTATTAGCTTCTTACAAATCGTTTCATCATTTCAACAAAGTTGATGGGAAATTCGTTGAGGCAACTGAAAAAGAATTCTGGGACAATCTAGAAAAACTTCGACAAGCTACAGAGGAATCCCGAGCTGAACCGGAACAACCCACACCACATACTCTTGATTTATCTAATCCAAGTGGTGACTTCGATGTGAAACTCTCATCAGAACAAGGTGTTACATATAAAAGGTTTACTCCCAAAGTTGGAGTTGTTGTTTCAAAGGTGGTTCTTGGCACACAAAATCTGTGGGACCCTCAAGCTGGTACAACATTACAATACGTTAATGTTTACCTTAATAAACAAGGACTTCCCTCAGCATACATGTTGTATGCAGTTGGGCCGGGTAACAAAAAGGTAGTTGATTCCAAGTATGACGTTGGAAACAATCTCTGGTGGTTTTTGCACCCTTCACAATTGAAAGATCACCTTAAAGGTCTACGTGATGCTCCAACATTGGATCACTCCCTAGAACTTAATCTTGGGCCGGACGTTGTGTTGGATCATACTACGGTTGATGAATTTTCTACTCTTGGTGTGGGAACTACTTCTTACACTGCGGAAGACCAATACTACTTCAGTAAGGTTACTTGGAATGGTGAACTTGTATTCGAAAAAACTGATGGAACTGAACTCTCTCCAGTCAATGTTAGGTTATTCAAAGACGCTGGTGGtgattataaattattagagCTTGGAGGTTTCCTTCCAAACGGAGAATACAAGAcagaatattttaattggGATGGCTCAAAATTCGCTGCCCTTGACAGTAAAGCCAAATTCCTTAAGGCTTTTGACGCATTGAGTGGTTCTGTTGTGTCAGGAGCATGGTTTTCACCAGAAGAATCAGTGGAATCTGGAGAAGAAGCTGGACCTAGTGTTGTTGTTTATAACCTAGATACAAGCGATTTCGATCCTCAACGTGTTTCACATGCTGCTGGAGCTGAAAACGGATATTATTTCGATTCCTACGTTCCAAAAGATAATTTCTTATTTGGTGATGTCAAGGGTCCAGGCGGTTTCTCCTATTTGCATAGGGGTGCTAGATTTGTAACTCTTGCAAAGTTCTACTCTGTACATGGAAAGTTTTTGGGCGCCGTTCTCAAAACTGTTGGTTCTTTGTATCGTACTCAAGAGTTAGTATATTACTATACATTTGAAAACAACAAATGGAGTTACAGCACAGATAAGAAACATTTCTCTGAAGTGTTGGCTTCTGAACTTAGATATTCTCCCGAAAGAAAGGAGGAACATGAGAGACTTCTTAGGGCTGAAGAAGATTTCGAGAAAACTATGGGTAAGGTTAGAGCTAAGGAGGAGAAGGAGAGGAAGAAGGAATTGGAAAAGCTTGAGAAGGAGGTTAAAAGAGAAGAAGATGAAGCAAAGAAACGAATGCTCGACAAGAAAACTTTGCTGTATACTCACATGGTGGATTTGGATAAAGAGGAACCACCAGAGTTGGAAAAGGTAGAATTACATACTCCTGAGGAGTTAGAGCACATGCAACAACCTTATGGAGAAGAAAAGTTTGTTGTAGAATCAGAATTGGTATACTATGACTTTAAAGCCCCCAAAGATAACACGTTGGTGCACACTAAAGACTTCCAATCCAATGGATTAGAGGCATTGGATGCCACTCCTGTAGCAGGTAAATTCTTCCATATTCTATCACTTAACGGAAGGAGACTTTGGGTCAGTACCTCTACAAGGAGGTGTACAAACCTACAGCTATTTTTTGAGGAAGGTAATGTAGTAGGCGCAGTCCTTAGAGTCACAGTCAGCAGAAATGGCAAACTGAAGGCAGGTGAAGATTACGACTACTTGTTCGTAACAGATGGAGAACTAAAGACAGTCGATGttgaagaatttaataaattggCAAATGTTAGGTTCCAGTCGGCAGCCCTCGCACAGTTGTCCAAATTATGA
- a CDS encoding uncharacterized protein (Tap821d03.p1c.cand.10 - score = 33.65;~SMART WD40 (SM00320) at aa 19-58, E()=7.13e+00; 130-169, E()=3.08e+00; 223-261, E()=2.12e+02) has protein sequence MSFEHMNQSIFYDDTVIKSFNVCVAFKDRFSSTNGMDWDKTGEVMVNSSFDKTLYIYSVNKSCVTNVLQSKKHGVELVKFTSEGPKHILCSSGKESQNGKFYKIHTNYNLYIIIKLCLVSVRLWDIVENRYVKSFSLNTHLSRGVGIVSHPNRNMMMTNCSDGTVSVYSLDNTTPIMNYTSPGTSVAAFDYDGLIIGKYNGSGSTSKTFSLYDLNKPQSPFKTFDISNVLKRTEEVNSVLFNPNGRLAILGTNFKRLICINTVNGSAIFACCYGDIPASKSTESDICYPAISPDGKYLISGCTDNIGPPAFVAFNPRKAMISSACIKVAWWIPNMKTETQE, from the exons ATGTCATTTGAACACATGAATCAGTCCATTTTTTACGATGACACAGTCATTAAAAG TTTCAACGTCTGTGTCGCATTCAAGGATCGATTTTCCTCAACCAATGGAATGGACTGGGACAAAACAGGAGAGGTTATGGTTAACTCCTCATTTGATAAGACTCTGTACATATATTCAGTAAATAAATCATG TGTTACAAACGTTCTTCAAAGCAAAAAACATGGAGTTGAGCTGGTGAAATTCACCAGTGAAGGCCCAAAACACATTTTATGCTCATCGGGAAAAGAATCGCAAAAtggtaaattttataaaatacatacaaattataaccTATACATTatcataaaattatgtttagTCTCGGTTAGGCTTTGGGACATTGTAGAGAATAGATATGTAAAAAGCTTTTCATTAAACACACA CTTATCCAGAGGGGTTGGAATAGTTTCTCACCCGAATAGAAATATGATGATGACTAACTGTTCCGACGGGACAGTCTCTGTATACTCACTTGACAACACAACGCCAATA ATGAACTATACAAGTCCCGGTACATCAGTGGCAGCATTTGATTATGACGGCCTGATAATAGGAAAATATAATGGATCTGGATCGACTTCAAAGACATTCTCACTATATGACCTCAACAAGCCACAG TCTCCCTTTAAAACGTTTGATATCTCCAATGTTCTGAAAAGGACTGAAGAAGTTAAT AGTGTGTTGTTCAACCCTAACGGGAGGTTAGCGATCTTAGGGACTAACTTCAAAAGACTAATATGCATAAATACCGTAAACGGATCAGCTATTTTTGCATGCTGTTATGGAGATATACCTGCATCAAAATCAACAGAATCTGACATATGCTACCCCGCAATCTCTCCTGATGGAAAATATCTTATTTCAG GGTGCACAGATAA CATAGGTCCGCCGGCGTTTGTGGCATTTAATCCCAGAAAAGCAATGATATCTTCAGCTTGTATAAAAGTGGCATGGTGGATACCGAACATGAAAACTGAAACTCAAGAATAA